The Neodiprion pinetum isolate iyNeoPine1 chromosome 5, iyNeoPine1.2, whole genome shotgun sequence genome segment AGGTCGAGTGGTCGGTCTCCGTATCGCTTTGGGCCTCGTCGCTACCACCGGGCAATTGAAGACTCCTCGGCTTGATCCTTGCGAAATCGCCCTCGTCGTTCGCCCCGTTCAAAGACGGTATGATCTCCGAGTCGGAGTGGGACTTGTGAACGTTAACGGGAGCGACGAGAGCTCCGATTCCCCAAGACCGTGCGGGACTCTCGTCCTGAAGGGACATCGTACTGTCGTCGAAGGTGCTCCAAAGGGATTCGTGGCTGGGAGATGTGGTGTCGAGAGAGTCCTCAGAGCTTGCCTTGTGCCCCGCCGTCTTCGCATTACGGAACGGTCCAAAAGCGTTCGACTCGCTGCAGGACTCCGAGGACTCGGCCTTAGACGGAGGTGGTGGTTCACCGGGTCTCGGTGATCCGTGTATCCGTCCGACGACCCGGGCCGTAGGCCCGTTTCCAATTCCGGGATCGTCGCTGTCCGAATTCTCAAGGTCGTAGAACGCCTCGGCCCGCTCCGCCTCCGAGGTCTCAGGATCGTAGTATACCTCGGACGAGTCGCTTTCCGGCGAGGCCCCGGAGGCCGGGGACGAGAATACGCACCCAGACTCCGAGCCCAGTGAGCCAGGCTCCGGGCAGTGGGTGAGAGCGAGAGCTTCGGGGTTCAGTAGCAGGCCCGCAAGCTCGGCGGCGGTAATCTCCTCGGCTGGCGATTCGGGGCCGTCCGGATCATCGATGTCGAAGTCGAAATAGAGGTCCGAGTCCGAGCTGTGCTTCGGCTGGCGCTGGAGTACCTGCTGTTGGCTTTGCGCAGGCGCCGCGGTAGCTCCCGAGTGAAGCCACGAGGTCTCAGATGGCGCCAGCTCAGTGCCGAGCTTTCGTTCATCCCCCTCGCCGCCTAGCGACGTCAGACGGTGATGAAGACGACGCGCGAAAGCTTCGGCGCGACCCCTGCAGCTGCTCGGGAAAAGCGAACTCACGAGACCGCAGGACTGACCGCCCCCCGCGTTTCCGCTCGAGTCTGTACTGCCCATAACAGTTTCTACACCGGAATCCTCGATGGCTGCGCTTATAGCCGAAGACCCGGACGCCTCCGAATCCGAGGCACCGAGGTCTCGGACCTCGTTCAAATCCTGAAACAAATGAGCGAATACCGCACGTTAGTGTCGGGATAGCAATGGAGGTATAATACATTGACAAATTTTAaagtaaacaaacaaaaatttttttcatttacaattttagGCCAACTCCATCACTACGTCATTTTTTGGCAGAGGACTCGTGCCATTTGTCAATTCTTGATGAATTACAACTCAATTTGAACGtttaaaatcataaatttttatcgcaaATCTTGCATACTGGTTACGCTGAAATTTCATAGAGTTATAAACGAAATCATTTTATTAAAGTTACAAATAATAAACAGATTTATTCAAAGATACTATAACAGGCTTGATAAAAATCGGACAAGCGCCGTGATTctagcaaaaaagaaaacaaacaacgGTGTTACGTTTCCAAAATCATGGTGCGCATGATTAGAAACTGAGCTTATGCTTCATTTGCAATTGCAgctgttttcaaatttttcatcctaaGAAAATAGATTCTGTAATTAAAGTTCACCTGAATTTCAGTTTCACTCTTCCAATCTGGATACTAACATTTTTCGTCGATACATTTCACACATCATTCGTTAATTTTGGCACACAAATACTCAGCTATGAGAAGGGATCacatttacaaaaattatttctaacaTTGCAATGTATAGTTTTGGCATCAAACGAGGTCAACCAAGCGTCGAAATAGctaaatatgaatttttcaacgctAAGAAGGTTACGCTGACATATTTTGAGTGACAGTAATTATCTTCCATTTATTTTGCGCATTCATTTTCGACTTATAGACAGTTAAATCATCGCGTTTCAACGTCTTTGAAACGTCAAGAAGAATAACAAAGAATATGGAACAAgcgaaaaattggaa includes the following:
- the Gbs-76A gene encoding glycogen-binding subunit 76A isoform X3, whose product is MGSTDSSGNAGGGQSCGLVSSLFPSSCRGRAEAFARRLHHRLTSLGGEGDERKLGTELAPSETSWLHSGATAAPAQSQQQVLQRQPKHSSDSDLYFDFDIDDPDGPESPAEEITAAELAGLLLNPEALALTHCPEPGSLGSESGCVFSSPASGASPESDSSEVYYDPETSEAERAEAFYDLENSDSDDPGIGNGPTARVVGRIHGSPRPGEPPPPSKAESSESCSESNAFGPFRNAKTAGHKASSEDSLDTTSPSHESLWSTFDDSTMSLQDESPARSWGIGALVAPVNVHKSHSDSEIIPSLNGANDEGDFARIKPRSLQLPGGSDEAQSDTETDHSTYSSSINIPGDLTLECPSGVRISLQDDDLLVKNEVKLEVQDETVTNSEAEKMVELLKRLGAGELIDNEDENDIVEEEEEEEERPRRVRRCSSLKTGKTPPGTPGRKKIVRFADVLGLDLADVRTFLDEIPKVPNSAYSDLKYDDTLIKETSPQNWHSKYLQTQTSSTLDRHKPEKLLVPLFQQPGGLSDFLDKVRERQVCLENVLVQDPVSLCLSGTVRVRNLDFHKSVHIRYSLNGWQSFSDLQATYVTNSCDGFSDKFIFTLYCHTLAVGQRIEFAVRYQCKGAQYWDNNAGANYCFQCLPAVPSTSYIPITANDNGSRDWLEPAFY
- the Gbs-76A gene encoding glycogen-binding subunit 76A isoform X1; this translates as MTQNQELHSTAARTDKTETPPVQITGHTLADLNEVRDLGASDSEASGSSAISAAIEDSGVETVMGSTDSSGNAGGGQSCGLVSSLFPSSCRGRAEAFARRLHHRLTSLGGEGDERKLGTELAPSETSWLHSGATAAPAQSQQQVLQRQPKHSSDSDLYFDFDIDDPDGPESPAEEITAAELAGLLLNPEALALTHCPEPGSLGSESGCVFSSPASGASPESDSSEVYYDPETSEAERAEAFYDLENSDSDDPGIGNGPTARVVGRIHGSPRPGEPPPPSKAESSESCSESNAFGPFRNAKTAGHKASSEDSLDTTSPSHESLWSTFDDSTMSLQDESPARSWGIGALVAPVNVHKSHSDSEIIPSLNGANDEGDFARIKPRSLQLPGGSDEAQSDTETDHSTYSSSINIPGDLTLECPSGVRISLQDDDLLVKNEVKLEVQDETVTNSEAEKMVELLKRLGAGELIDNEDENDIVEEEEEEEERPRRVRRCSSLKTGKTPPGTPGRKKIVRFADVLGLDLADVRTFLDEIPKVPNSAYSDLKYDDTLIKETSPQNWHSKYLQTQTSSTLDRHKPEKLLVPLFQQPGGLSDFLDKVRERQVCLENVLVQDPVSLCLSGTVRVRNLDFHKSVHIRYSLNGWQSFSDLQATYVTNSCDGFSDKFIFTLYCHTLAVGQRIEFAVRYQCKGAQYWDNNAGANYCFQCLPAVPSTSYIPITANDNGSRDWLEPAFY
- the Gbs-76A gene encoding glycogen-binding subunit 76A isoform X2 gives rise to the protein MNTDKDLNEVRDLGASDSEASGSSAISAAIEDSGVETVMGSTDSSGNAGGGQSCGLVSSLFPSSCRGRAEAFARRLHHRLTSLGGEGDERKLGTELAPSETSWLHSGATAAPAQSQQQVLQRQPKHSSDSDLYFDFDIDDPDGPESPAEEITAAELAGLLLNPEALALTHCPEPGSLGSESGCVFSSPASGASPESDSSEVYYDPETSEAERAEAFYDLENSDSDDPGIGNGPTARVVGRIHGSPRPGEPPPPSKAESSESCSESNAFGPFRNAKTAGHKASSEDSLDTTSPSHESLWSTFDDSTMSLQDESPARSWGIGALVAPVNVHKSHSDSEIIPSLNGANDEGDFARIKPRSLQLPGGSDEAQSDTETDHSTYSSSINIPGDLTLECPSGVRISLQDDDLLVKNEVKLEVQDETVTNSEAEKMVELLKRLGAGELIDNEDENDIVEEEEEEEERPRRVRRCSSLKTGKTPPGTPGRKKIVRFADVLGLDLADVRTFLDEIPKVPNSAYSDLKYDDTLIKETSPQNWHSKYLQTQTSSTLDRHKPEKLLVPLFQQPGGLSDFLDKVRERQVCLENVLVQDPVSLCLSGTVRVRNLDFHKSVHIRYSLNGWQSFSDLQATYVTNSCDGFSDKFIFTLYCHTLAVGQRIEFAVRYQCKGAQYWDNNAGANYCFQCLPAVPSTSYIPITANDNGSRDWLEPAFY